GTGACTggagtagtctcctctctccacaataTACATACGGCCGCGGAAGTTAGGTTCCTCATAGAGCACccagctgtggagggagaggagaaggaggagaggagaggggaggaggagagaggaggaggaggaggaggaggaggaggaaaggggaggatgaggaggaggaggaggaggagaggagaagggaggaggagggggagagaagaggggaaggaggaggaggaaagaagaagggaggaggagggggagagaggaggaggagaggagaagggaggaggagggggagataagaaagaggatgaggaggaggaggaggaggagaggagaagggagaaggagggggagagaagagggggaggaggaggagaggagaggggaggaggaggaggagagaaaaggatgaggaggaggaggagagaagagggggaggaggaggaggaggaggagaggagaagggaagaggagggggagagaagagggggaggaggagggaggaggagagaagagggggaggaggaggaggagaggaggagggagggaggagggggggaggagaggaaaggggggagggaggaggaggaggagaaagaggcggaggaggaggaggagaggagaagggaggaggagggggagagaagaggggggaggaggaggaggaggaggaggaggaggagagaagagggggaggaggaggaggaggggaggggagaagggagggaggagggggagagaagagggggaggaggaggaggagaggagaagggaggaggagggggggagaggagaggagagggagggggaggggaggaggaggaggaggagaggagaggagagggaggggggaggagagaagaggggaggaggaggagaggagaggagaagggaggaggaggtgagagaggagaggagaggggagggggggaggaggaggaggaggagaggagaagggaggaggagggggagagaggaggaggagaggagaagggaggaggagggggagataagaaagaggatgaggaggaggaggagatgagaagggagaaggagggggagagaagagggggaggaggaggagaggagaggggaggaggagggggagagaaggagaggaggaggaggaggaggaggaggagaggagggggaggaggaggaggagaggagaagggaagagcgggggagagaagaggaggaggaggaggaggaggaggaggagagaagaggggagggaggaggagagagggagaacggaggaggagggggaggagggagaggggaggaggaggaggaggagagaagaggggaggaggaggggaggagagggagagggggagggagggaggagaggagaagggaggaggagggagagagaagaggaggagtacaagagaggggaggggaggaggagggggagagaagagggaggaggaggaggagaggagagggagggggagagaagagggagaggaggaggaggagagaggtggaggagagggagagaagaggaggaggaggaggaggaggaggaggaggaggaggaggaggaggagaggagaggagaggagaggagaggggaggaggaggaggaggaggaggaggaggaggaggaggaggaggggagtgaggaggaggaggagaggagaagggaggaggaggggaagagaagagggggaggaggaggaggagaggagaagggaggaggagggggagagaggagggaggaggagtaggagagttGAGAAGAGGGAGTGGTGAGAAGAGAAGGAAAGCAGGATGGAGAAGAtgagaatatacagtatataagtcTTTACAATTTCCAGTCACACTGTATGTTAGGGATTACTGTGTAATGTAGTTACCGTAGCTCATTTACTGTATAAAGTGTTTACCGTAGATCATTTACTGTATAAAGTGTTTACCGTAGATCATTTACTGTATAAAGTGTTTACCGTAGATCATTTACTGTATAAAGTGTTTACCGTAGATCATTTACTGTATAAAGTGTTTACTGTAGCAAATGTACTGTATAAAGTGTTTACTGTAGATAATTTACTGTATAAAGTGTTTACCGTAGCTAATTTACTGTATAATGTAGTTACCGTAGCTCATTTACTGTATAATGTAGTTACCGTAGCTCATTTACTGTATAAAGTGTTAACTGTAGCTCATTTACTGTATAAAGTGTTTACCGTAGCTAATTTACTGTATAATGTAGTTACCGTAGCTCATTTACTGTATAAAGTGTTTACCGTAGATAATTTACTGTATAATGTAGTTACCATAGCTCATTTACTGTATAATGTGTTTACTGTAGATAATTTACTGTATAAAGTGTTTAGCGTAGATCATTTACTGTATAAAGTGTTTACCGTAGATAATTTAATGTATAAAGTGTTTACTGTCGCTCATTTACTGTATAAAGTGTTTACCGTAAGTCATTTCATGTATAATGTAGTTACCGTAGCTCATTTACTGTATAAAGTGTTTACCGTAGATATTTACTGTATAAAGTGTTTACCGTAGCTCATTTACTGTATAATGTAGTTACCGTAGCTCATTTACTGTATAATGTAGTTACCGTAGGTCATTTACTGTATAAAGTGTTTACCGTAGATAATTTACTGTATAAAGTGTTTACCTAAGCTAATTTACTGTATAAAGTGTTTACTGTAGATAATTTACTGTATAAAGTGTTTACCAAAGCTAATTTACTGTATAAAGTGTTTACTGTAGATAATTTACTGTATAAAGTGTTTACTGTAGATAATTTACTGTATAAAGTGTTTACCATAGATAATTTTTACTGTATAAAGTGTTTACCGTAGATAATTTGCTAACTTGAATTGAATGGAGTtgacttgaattgaattgaattgacttgaattgaattgacttgaattgaattgacttgaattgaattgacttgaattgacttgaattgaattgaaatgtcAGCAGCAGTTGATTCAGTAGATACGTACGCTCCGTCTCCGTAGACCTTCAGAGAGTTGATGCAGTTCTTGGTCAGACCGCGTCCCTGCAGGAAGGGCACGTCAtcacacacctcaacacactggtCAGCAAAGTCAGCTCCCTCAAACAACTCCATCCTgtagtgttctccatgctggaagaggagaggaggagtaggaggaagagggggaggaagaggaggacgagaaggAGGAGCAAGAGGAGAAGGACaatgatgatgaagaggaggatgatgaagaagaggaggaggaggatgaagaggaggaggaggaggaggaaagggggaggaggagatggttgaggagaaggaggaagtggaagaggaggaggatggggaggaggagaaggggaggaggagggtggagtggaggagaagatgggggagaggaggagaaggagatggaggaggagatggaggaggagaaggggagaagggtggagtggaggaaaggatggggagaggaggagaaggaggaaatgGGGACAGAAGGATGaaaaggaggacgaggaggaggaggaggagagggggaggaaaaatAAGAAATTACATCACTGTGACTTCAAGTTTAGGTTCCAAAAACCCTCATCTcaacagtcagtctgtctgtctgtctcctctatctcACATTGTaatgtaccagtcagtcagtcagtctgtctcacATTGTaatgtaccagtcagtcagtcagtctgtctcacATTGTaatgtaccagtcagtcagtctgtcttctcTATCTCACATTGTAAtgtaccagtcagtctgtctgtctgtcttctctatcTCACATTGTAAtgtaccagtcagtctgtcttctCTATCTCATATTGTaatgtaccagtcagtcagtctgtcttctcTATCTCACATTGTAAtgtaccagtcagtctgtctgtctgtctcctctatctcACATTGTAAtgtaccagtcagtctgtctgtctgtctcctctatctcACATTGTAAtgtaccagtcagtctgtctgtctgtcttctctatcTCACATTGTAAtgtaccagtcagtctgtctgtctcctctatctcACATTGTAAtgtaccagtcagtctgtctgtcttctctatcTCACATTGTAAtgtaccagtcagtctgtctgtctgtctcctctatctcACATTGTAAtgtaccagtcagtctgtctgtctgtcttctctatcTCACATTGTAAtgtaccagtcagtctgtctgtctgtcttctctatcTCACATTGTAAtgtaccagtcagtctgtctgtctgtctcctctatctcACATTGTaatgtaccagtcagtcagtctgtctgtcttctctatcTCACATTGTaatgtaccagtcagtcagtctgtcttctcTATCTCACATTGTAAtgtaccagtcagtctgtctgtcttctctatcTCACATTGTAAtgtaccagtcagtctgtctgtctgtcttctctatcTCACATTGTAAtgtaccagtcagtctgtctgtcttctctatcTCACATTGTAATGTACCAGTCAGTATGTCTGTCTTCTCTATCTCACATTGTAAtgtaccagtcagtctgtctgtctgtctcctctatctcatattgtaatgtaccagtctgtctgtctcctctatctcACATTGTaatgtaccagtcagtcagtctgtctgtctcctctatctcATATTGTaatgtaccagtcagtcagtctgtctgcgTTTGCCCAAGATACACTTTAGAGTGGCCAATTCACCTGAATATTCTGTGCTGGCTTGACTATCTCTTTTTACACCTCAGTCACACTTTCCAGCTGGACTTGGACCGGGTTTCATAACGTATCTAGTGCCAGTCTTTTTAAAGCGGGTTGAGGGGTGTAAACTGTCCTACTGCTTTTGTCCTCTTCTGACTTTAACCCTTCACGTCAAGTAGCTCTTACAACGCTGTTAGTGTGAAATAACTGTAGTAACAGCGCTGTTAAGAAGTAACCACCTAACTCTGTTACTATGCAAATACAAAGCTTATTACAAAATGACTATATGAGCACCGTAAAAACCTACAGTATTCACAAAGCCTCAGGTTACTGTGGTGGCATAATAGGTTACCGCGGCGTCCGTTACCGCGGCATCAGTTTCCACAGCATCGGTTTACCGCGAGTGTTAGCGTTTAAACCTCACCATCCTGATAGGTCTGCAGGAGCCCATGTGATCATTGTGGGCGTTCCACCTCTGGAACTCGGGGTAATCTCCGTGCTCCAGCATGTACTGCTGGCCCTTGAAGTCGGGGTGGTCGAAGCAGACGAAGGCCCCGCTCTCCACGCGGATGGAGTTGACGCGGTTCATGAATCCGCGGTCCTGGAAGTTATCACAGTCACCGCAGATCTCCAGCTTCCTGCCCGTGAAGCATTTCCCCTCGTAGAAACAGATCTGGGTAGAATACAGACACAGAGGACAGAACACGGGACAGTTTGGTGAGGTAGAAATAGAGTCTGATCTACAGGATGGAGGATATTACTCATCTTTGTggcctgcgcctgactccgccttaCCCACATCACCTAGACTCTGACAACTACTGTGCTAGCTCAGGTAGTATATTTTCCAGCCCAGATCCAGCAACTATTGTTGGTAtgtaagcaggccagcccagttCCAGCAACTATTGTTGGTATGTAATCAGGCCAGCCCAGTTCCAGCAACTATTGTGGATAtgtaagcaggccagcccagttCCAGCAACTATTGTTGGTAtgtaagcaggccagcccagttCCAGCAACTATTGTTGGTAtgtaagcaggccagcccagttCCAGCAACTAATGTTCGTATGTAAGCAGGCCTGCCCAGTTCCAGCAACGATGTGGATAtgtaagcaggccagcccagttCCAGCAACTATTGTTGGTATGCAAGCAGGCCAGCCCAGTTCCAGCAACTATTGtggatacgtaagcaggccagcccagttccagcaactattgtggatacgtaagcaggccagaCCGGGTCCAGCAACTACtggggatacgtaagcaggccagcccagttccagcaactattggggataagtaagcaggccagcccagttccagcaactattggggatacgtaagcaggccagaCCGGGTCCAGCAACTACtggggatacgtaagcaggccagcccagttccagcaactattgtggatacgtaagcaggccagcgcagttccagcaactattggggataagtaagcaggccagcccagttccagcaactattggggatacgtaagcaggccagaccgggtccagcaactattggggatacgtaagcaggccagcccagttCCAGAAACTATTGTTGGTATGCAAGCAGGCCAGCCCAGTTCCAGCAACTATTGTTGGTATGTAATCAGGCCAGCCCAGTTCCAGCAACTATTGCGGTTATGTAAGCAGGCCCCACCAGGTCcagcaactattggggatacgtaagcaggccagaCCGGGTCCAGCAACTATTGaggatacgtaagcaggccagcccagttCCAGAAACTATTGTTGGTATGTAAGCATGCCAGCCCAGTTCCATCAACTATTGtggatacgtaagcaggccagcccaggtccAGCAACTATTGTGGATAtgtaagcaggccagcccagttCCAGCAACTATTGTGGATAtgtaagcaggccagcccaggtccAGCAACTATTGTTGGTAtgtaagcaggccagcccagttCCAACAACTATTGTGGATAtgtaagcaggccagcccagttccagcaactattgtggatacgtaagcaggccagcccagttCCAGCAACTATTGTGGATAAGTAAGCAGGCCAGCGCAGTTCCAGCAACTATTGTGGATACGTAACCAGGCCAGCGCAGTTCCAGCAACTATTGTGGATACGTAAGCATGCCAGCGCAGTTCcagcaactattggggatacgtaagcaggccagcccagttCCAGCAACTATTGTGGATAtgtaagcaggccagcccagttCCAGAAACTATTGTTGGTAtgtaagcaggccagcccagttCCAGCAACTATGTGGATAtgtaagcaggccagcccagttCCAGCAACTATTGTTGGTAtgtaagcaggccagcccagttccagcaactattggggatacgtaagcaggccatCCCAGTTCCAAAAACTATTGtggatacgtaagcaggccagactgggtccagcaactattggggatacgtaagcaggccagcccaggtccAGCAACTATTGGGGATATGTAAGCAGGCCAGACCGGGTCAagcaactattggggatacgtaagcaggccagaCCGGGTCAagcaactattggggatacgtaagcaggccagaCCGGGTCAagcaactattggggatacgtaagcaggccagaCCGGGTCAAGCAACAattggggatacgtaagcaggccagcccaggtccagcaactattggggatacgtaagcaggccagaCCGGGTCAagcaactattggggatacgtaaACAGGCCAGACCAGGTCCAACAACTATTGtggatacgtaagcaggccagcccaggtccagcaactattggggatacgtaagcaggccagcccaggtccagcaactattggggatacgtaaACAGGCCAGACCAGGTCCAACAACTATTGTagatacgtaagcaggccagcccaggtccAACAACTATTtgggatacgtaagcaggccaacccaggtccagcaactattggggatacgtaagcaggccagcccaggtccagcaactattgttggtacgtaagcaggccagcccaggtgcagcaactattggggatacgtaagcaggccagccgAGGTCCAGCAACTATTtgggatacgtaagcaggccagcccaggtccagcaactattggggatacgtaagcaggccagcccaggtccagcaacaattggggatacgtaagcaggccagcccaggtccaacaactattggggatacgtaagcaggccagcccaggtccaacaactattggggatacgtaagcaggccagcccaggtccagcaactattggggatatgtaagcaggccagcccaggtccagcaactattggggatacgtaaacaggccagcccaggtccagcaactattggggatacgtaagcaggccagcccaggtccagcaactattggggatacgtaaACAGGCCAGACCAGGTCCAACAACTATTGTagatacgtaagcaggccagcccaggtccagcaactattggggatatgtaagcaggccagcccaggtccagcaactattgttggtacgtaagcaggccagcccaggtccagcaactattggggatacgtaagcaggccagcccaggtccagcaactattggggatacgtaagcaggccagcccaggtccAACAACTATTtgggatacgtaagcaggccaacccaggtccagcaactattggggatacgtaagcaggcccagcaactattggggatacgtaagcaggccagcccaggtccaacaactattggggatacataagcaggccagcccaggtccagcaactattggggatacgtaagcaggccagcccaggtccaacaactattggggatacgtaagcaggccaaCCCAGGTAcagcaactattggggatacgtaagcaggccaaCCCAGGTCCAAAaactattggggatacgtaagcaggccagcccaggtccagcaactattggggatacgtaagcaggccagcccaggtccagcaactattggggatacgta
This region of Oncorhynchus masou masou isolate Uvic2021 unplaced genomic scaffold, UVic_Omas_1.1 unplaced_scaffold_2581, whole genome shotgun sequence genomic DNA includes:
- the LOC135533681 gene encoding gamma-crystallin N-B-like, producing MWICFYEGKCFTGRKLEICGDCDNFQDRGFMNRVNSIRVESGAFVCFDHPDFKGQQYMLEHGDYPEFQRWNAHNDHMGSCRPIRMHGEHYRMELFEGADFADQCVEVCDDVPFLQGRGLTKNCINSLKVYGDGAWVLYEEPNFRGRMYIVERGDYSSHVEWQAQNPNIQSIRRVVNYF